A window from Desulfurispira natronophila encodes these proteins:
- the dut gene encoding dUTP diphosphatase has protein sequence MLVHIKRLSHCYALPQYCHEGDSGMDIFAAHGVLLNPGDVAKILTGFCLEIPHGYEGQIRPRSGMILNTHLSFETGTVDQGYRGEVHVVVRNFGPRPYSIARGDRIAQLVFAPVVRAELSEVAEVTPSQRGGKGLGSSGKR, from the coding sequence ATGCTCGTTCATATCAAACGCCTATCCCACTGCTACGCTTTGCCCCAGTACTGCCACGAAGGTGACTCGGGAATGGATATCTTTGCAGCCCACGGGGTGCTGCTGAACCCGGGCGATGTAGCAAAAATTCTCACCGGTTTTTGTCTGGAAATTCCTCACGGCTATGAAGGTCAGATTCGCCCCCGCTCCGGCATGATTCTCAACACCCATCTCTCCTTTGAAACCGGCACGGTAGACCAGGGCTACCGGGGCGAAGTACACGTGGTCGTGCGCAATTTCGGCCCTCGCCCCTACAGCATCGCCCGGGGAGACCGCATTGCCCAGCTGGTATTTGCACCAGTGGTGCGGGCTGAACTCAGCGAAGTGGCAGAGGTAACCCCCAGCCAGCGAGGTGGCAAGGGACTGGGGAGCTCCGGTAAGCGCTAG
- a CDS encoding DNA-3-methyladenine glycosylase, with the protein MNEHILPLINKVTPGSLQLVAADELLRRDAIDGARFLLGKVLVMETPDGKKRRCRIVETEAYHGHEDPSSHAHGGITSRNAPMFAQGGHIYVYLIYGVHHMLNLVTDREGLPSAVLVRAAAPLDQLDADSKDSRKIFNGPGKLCRALGIDRQLSSRRLNDGPLQLFSDGYQSRNVATGSRIGINAGLELPWRFCDTDFRSYLSRPPG; encoded by the coding sequence ATGAACGAGCATATACTCCCTCTCATAAATAAAGTAACTCCAGGCTCTTTGCAGCTAGTAGCAGCGGATGAACTGTTGCGGCGGGATGCTATAGACGGAGCCCGCTTTTTGTTGGGTAAAGTACTTGTTATGGAAACGCCCGATGGCAAAAAGCGGCGCTGTCGCATTGTGGAGACAGAGGCGTACCATGGTCATGAGGATCCGTCCTCCCACGCCCATGGCGGCATTACTTCCCGCAACGCTCCCATGTTTGCCCAGGGAGGCCACATTTACGTCTATCTGATCTACGGTGTTCATCACATGCTCAACCTGGTAACAGACAGGGAAGGCTTGCCCTCTGCCGTTCTGGTCCGAGCCGCCGCTCCCCTGGATCAGTTGGATGCTGACAGCAAGGATTCCAGGAAAATTTTTAATGGACCAGGTAAGCTGTGTCGTGCCCTTGGCATAGATCGTCAACTCAGCTCCCGGCGTCTCAATGACGGTCCCCTGCAACTTTTCAGCGACGGCTACCAGAGTCGCAATGTAGCCACTGGGTCCCGTATCGGGATCAATGCCGGACTGGAGCTTCCCTGGCGCTTTTGTGATACTGACTTTCGCAGTTACCTCAGCCGTCCGCCAGGATAA
- a CDS encoding DUF255 domain-containing protein yields MIHWKSWSREAFEQADERLQLILLSLVSEMNQRARDTQFSSDDQEEYTFEELERNFAAVEVVVEQRPDLEQLLSPGHYPASLILSPQGRVLRMVEPKEENLFEALFQARRDAINQGTGAGSPMCMPAYPQSIDTVYTAENVKHVAANLLSSVAAEVDQAHQPRNTPVTAPLTFNAPMLLFCTQAAHVLGDEFASSLAAEYMEQMATLLWDPEQGGFFMHTQGEGFAPVKRLQDQLMALEAMVEMASQDEASSRTAVEALLHAIEGNFSKENGLYSLYSTTPNIYSEPNFHLLRILIQAHGKALLPSGLEDNLEPLAQNLAALVHGQDGAVSPWLGNENAPALLGTQAAAARALLSYASYSGKSEFGEAGLTAMGYVFQHLLSASGGATTVIDDTPWLPRLRPLDTNMSLVQACCQAWQFTGASMYEEYARHTLATFRDNHKDFGYQQYTYGSGLLALATSSQLL; encoded by the coding sequence ATGATTCACTGGAAATCTTGGTCCCGAGAAGCTTTTGAGCAAGCCGACGAACGCCTGCAGCTAATATTGCTGTCGCTGGTAAGCGAGATGAATCAGCGCGCACGGGATACCCAGTTCAGTAGCGACGACCAGGAGGAGTACACCTTTGAAGAGCTGGAACGCAATTTTGCAGCTGTCGAGGTGGTGGTAGAACAGCGCCCCGATCTGGAGCAGCTCCTCAGCCCCGGGCACTATCCAGCAAGCCTCATTCTGAGCCCCCAGGGGCGTGTGCTGCGTATGGTCGAGCCTAAAGAAGAGAATCTTTTTGAGGCACTTTTTCAGGCCCGTCGCGACGCCATCAACCAGGGCACCGGGGCCGGATCTCCCATGTGCATGCCAGCGTACCCCCAGAGTATCGACACCGTTTATACCGCCGAAAACGTCAAACACGTAGCTGCAAACCTGCTGTCAAGCGTCGCAGCGGAAGTGGATCAGGCCCACCAGCCCCGGAATACTCCGGTTACCGCTCCTCTCACATTCAACGCCCCCATGCTGCTCTTTTGCACCCAGGCGGCACACGTGCTGGGAGACGAGTTTGCCTCTTCACTGGCAGCCGAATACATGGAACAAATGGCTACCCTGCTGTGGGATCCGGAGCAGGGCGGATTTTTCATGCATACACAGGGAGAAGGTTTCGCCCCGGTCAAGCGACTGCAGGACCAGCTTATGGCTCTGGAAGCGATGGTAGAGATGGCCAGCCAGGATGAAGCGTCATCCCGCACCGCGGTAGAGGCCCTGCTCCACGCCATTGAAGGTAACTTCAGCAAAGAAAACGGCCTCTACTCACTCTACTCAACCACTCCCAATATTTACAGCGAGCCAAACTTTCATCTTCTACGCATTCTCATCCAGGCCCATGGTAAGGCTTTGCTTCCCAGCGGGCTCGAAGACAACCTGGAGCCCTTGGCCCAAAACCTTGCGGCGCTGGTGCACGGGCAAGACGGTGCGGTATCTCCCTGGCTTGGCAACGAAAATGCTCCGGCACTGCTGGGCACCCAGGCCGCAGCAGCCAGAGCCCTGCTCTCCTACGCCAGCTACAGTGGCAAAAGCGAGTTTGGTGAAGCCGGTTTGACAGCCATGGGCTACGTTTTCCAGCACCTGCTGAGTGCCAGCGGAGGAGCCACCACCGTGATTGACGACACACCCTGGCTGCCCCGCCTGCGCCCTCTGGACACCAATATGAGCCTGGTGCAGGCCTGCTGTCAGGCGTGGCAGTTTACTGGCGCTTCCATGTACGAGGAGTACGCCCGCCATACCCTGGCTACGTTTCGGGACAACCACAAAGATTTTGGATATCAGCAGTACACCTACGGCAGCGGACTGCTGGCACTGGCTACAAGCAGCCAGCTTTTATAG
- the mce gene encoding methylmalonyl-CoA epimerase, with protein MTDKINHIGIAVKSLEQSIPLYRDVLKMPLETIEEVVDQKVRVAMFQTGESRIELLEATSPDSPIAKFIEKNGEGIHHIAYQVSDLQSELNRLKEEGVRLVDQEPRAGAHGTRIAFLHPKATGGVLTELCEECH; from the coding sequence ATGACCGACAAGATCAACCATATCGGTATTGCCGTAAAGAGTCTTGAGCAATCCATACCCCTCTATCGTGATGTTTTGAAGATGCCCCTGGAAACCATTGAGGAGGTCGTCGATCAGAAAGTTCGGGTGGCCATGTTTCAGACCGGCGAGAGCCGCATAGAATTGCTGGAAGCAACTTCACCCGACTCCCCGATTGCAAAGTTTATCGAAAAAAATGGCGAGGGAATTCACCATATCGCCTATCAGGTCAGCGACCTGCAAAGTGAACTGAACCGGCTAAAGGAAGAGGGAGTTCGCCTGGTTGACCAAGAGCCTCGCGCCGGTGCCCACGGCACCCGCATCGCCTTCCTTCACCCCAAGGCCACCGGTGGGGTACTGACCGAACTGTGTGAAGAGTGCCACTAA
- a CDS encoding universal stress protein: protein MQEVKILVPVDNSDTARRTISMIVANRDQFPSELTLLYVINMQKLTYRMIPDFQVDMIGENARKSGEAMLHGYRDILARSGIEAHTRLELGSPREIISRTANEENFQMVIIGRRGRSEIGDVLFGSVANYVLHHVRCPVLLF from the coding sequence ATGCAAGAAGTCAAGATCCTCGTCCCCGTCGACAACTCCGACACCGCTCGTCGCACCATCAGCATGATTGTCGCCAATCGCGATCAGTTCCCCAGCGAGTTGACTCTGCTCTATGTCATTAACATGCAGAAGCTCACCTATCGCATGATCCCTGACTTTCAGGTAGACATGATCGGCGAAAACGCCCGCAAGTCCGGCGAAGCCATGCTCCATGGCTATCGCGATATCCTGGCCCGCAGTGGTATTGAGGCCCACACTCGCCTGGAGCTGGGTTCACCACGGGAGATTATCAGCCGCACTGCCAATGAGGAAAACTTCCAGATGGTTATCATCGGCCGCCGGGGGCGCAGCGAGATCGGAGATGTGCTCTTTGGCTCCGTAGCCAACTACGTGCTGCATCATGTGCGGTGTCCGGTACTGTTGTTTTAG
- a CDS encoding TRAP transporter large permease, producing MDTSYIIILALLLGALAATIPVALVLFFIGLIGLAFFIGIDPLIVVEVLYRSMDKFALIVVLFFILCGNIMTTGSIVQKLIKTANVLVGFLPGGLAMAGILACGFFGAISGSTVATVVAIGGFMIPALIEHRYPERFTVGVMTTAPILGVIIPPSIAMILYAMVTNVSLEAFFLTGFVPGFLIILAMSIYTYLYCRKQPDLKVMPKPTLGEALATLKESFWALMLPVIIFGGIYSGIFTANEAAVVACFYAFFVELIIHRDMKFSQVKKVVVSSAVTSSTLLFIVAGASVFGEYLTFEQIPNQIANAVVSNIHSQWIFLLAVGIMLLLIGMFMDIISATIILTPILYPMLARFGIDPMHFGLLMTVNLGIGYATPPLGVSLYIAGTVANRNILYVTKAVAPFLLIQLAVLLVLMFWPDLVLFLPRWLYGYGG from the coding sequence ATGGATACTTCATATATCATCATTCTGGCTCTTCTTTTGGGCGCACTGGCAGCCACCATTCCTGTCGCCCTGGTTCTCTTCTTTATCGGGCTGATTGGCCTGGCCTTTTTTATTGGAATCGACCCCCTGATTGTAGTGGAAGTCCTCTACCGCAGCATGGACAAGTTTGCACTTATCGTCGTGCTCTTCTTCATCCTCTGTGGCAATATCATGACCACTGGCAGCATTGTGCAGAAGCTCATCAAAACTGCCAATGTGCTGGTGGGTTTTCTCCCTGGTGGCCTGGCTATGGCGGGGATTCTGGCCTGTGGCTTCTTTGGTGCCATTTCCGGCTCCACCGTCGCCACCGTGGTGGCCATCGGCGGTTTTATGATCCCTGCTCTTATCGAGCACCGCTACCCTGAGCGCTTTACCGTCGGCGTTATGACCACCGCTCCCATTCTGGGGGTTATCATTCCCCCATCCATAGCCATGATTCTCTATGCCATGGTAACCAATGTCTCTTTGGAGGCCTTTTTTCTCACTGGCTTTGTGCCAGGCTTTCTCATTATTCTCGCCATGTCGATATACACTTACCTTTATTGCCGCAAACAGCCAGACCTCAAAGTTATGCCCAAACCCACCCTGGGCGAGGCATTGGCAACCCTGAAGGAGAGCTTCTGGGCCTTGATGTTGCCGGTTATTATTTTCGGCGGTATCTACTCCGGCATATTTACCGCCAATGAGGCTGCGGTAGTGGCCTGTTTCTACGCCTTTTTTGTGGAACTGATTATCCACCGGGACATGAAGTTCAGCCAGGTGAAAAAGGTAGTGGTCTCTTCCGCCGTCACCTCATCGACTCTGCTTTTCATTGTAGCCGGGGCTTCGGTCTTCGGTGAGTATCTGACCTTTGAGCAGATTCCCAACCAGATCGCTAATGCCGTTGTCTCCAACATCCACTCCCAGTGGATATTCCTGCTGGCCGTGGGTATCATGCTGCTCCTTATCGGCATGTTTATGGATATTATTTCCGCCACCATCATCCTGACCCCCATTCTCTATCCCATGCTGGCGCGCTTTGGCATTGACCCCATGCACTTCGGTCTGCTGATGACGGTAAACCTGGGCATTGGATACGCCACTCCACCGCTGGGGGTCAGCCTCTATATTGCCGGTACTGTGGCTAATCGTAATATACTGTATGTGACCAAGGCGGTAGCACCGTTTTTGTTGATCCAGCTGGCGGTGTTGCTGGTGCTGATGTTCTGGCCCGACCTGGTACTGTTCTTGCCACGCTGGCTCTATGGCTACGGCGGCTAA
- a CDS encoding TRAP transporter small permease: protein MKKIMRAIDKALGQVEDWTLFTAVIVALLAAMANIVLRKTTDISFYWSDEVVRKVIFFTTFMGASAAIRRRSMIRIDAVPQLLPLLQKPLTVISHLTVIAFSACMMWLGTTMTLMVYDDPFARTSTLDIPEWYFYAVLPVVGGMMLIRTIIQALEDWMNFRSDDSSSPSGESSVADDSPASPSVINFKNPVQK from the coding sequence ATGAAAAAAATTATGCGGGCGATTGATAAAGCCCTGGGGCAGGTGGAGGACTGGACCCTCTTTACCGCGGTTATCGTGGCGCTACTGGCAGCCATGGCCAATATCGTCCTGCGCAAAACTACCGACATAAGCTTTTACTGGTCTGATGAAGTGGTGCGCAAGGTCATCTTTTTTACTACATTTATGGGTGCCAGTGCGGCTATTCGCCGGCGCTCCATGATTCGCATCGACGCTGTACCCCAGCTGCTCCCTCTACTTCAAAAACCCCTTACCGTCATCAGTCACCTGACGGTAATTGCTTTTTCTGCCTGCATGATGTGGCTGGGAACCACCATGACTCTGATGGTTTATGATGATCCCTTTGCCCGCACCTCTACCCTGGATATTCCTGAGTGGTATTTTTACGCTGTACTGCCAGTAGTCGGGGGTATGATGTTGATTCGCACGATTATCCAGGCGCTGGAAGACTGGATGAACTTTCGCAGCGACGACAGCAGTTCACCCTCAGGAGAGTCTTCGGTTGCCGACGATTCTCCCGCTTCCCCCTCCGTCATTAACTTTAAAAACCCTGTGCAGAAGTAA
- a CDS encoding TRAP transporter substrate-binding protein: protein MPRTLALLLVTFVALLLVTPAMAQDDPTAAWQPSFDPSTAEHTYLLSNISHPAIEGVGVGYRIRDAVWERSDGRLYVDFRPLAQLGGERDVISKLRMGAVHGMLSSSVAAANVADTLGIVNLPYVVDTFDKLERFIGNEELFEEFRQSPRRSGIVAVDITSYGTYGWATNRPVRSLEDARGVNFRIAEAPVNVDIYRNWGLRFTVMPWPDVPQALQTGVINGLDHTPTVCNITGKFDVANYFTEVNYAQGLFVHLINERWLNRLPADLREILLDVIAEESAKSRELAQIQHEEQIADAKTKGVEFIPLSDSDRERLIEMAEPVYERWGDRIGADYLQKVRDYLEE from the coding sequence ATGCCCCGTACTCTTGCCCTGCTGCTCGTAACTTTCGTTGCCTTACTGCTGGTGACGCCAGCAATGGCCCAGGATGATCCCACCGCTGCCTGGCAGCCTTCCTTTGACCCCAGTACTGCTGAACATACCTATTTACTGTCCAATATCTCCCACCCCGCTATTGAGGGGGTCGGTGTTGGGTATCGCATTCGTGACGCTGTGTGGGAGCGCAGCGACGGACGCCTCTATGTTGACTTTCGGCCCCTGGCCCAGTTGGGTGGAGAGCGGGATGTGATCAGCAAGCTGCGCATGGGCGCTGTACACGGCATGCTGTCATCATCGGTTGCAGCTGCCAACGTGGCGGACACCCTGGGCATTGTCAACTTGCCCTATGTGGTGGATACCTTTGACAAACTGGAAAGATTCATTGGCAATGAAGAGCTTTTTGAAGAGTTTCGTCAGAGCCCTCGCCGCTCCGGTATTGTAGCCGTGGATATCACCAGCTACGGCACCTACGGATGGGCCACCAACCGTCCCGTGCGCAGCCTGGAAGATGCCCGGGGAGTCAATTTTCGCATAGCAGAAGCACCGGTCAATGTGGACATTTACCGCAACTGGGGACTGCGTTTTACCGTCATGCCGTGGCCTGATGTTCCCCAGGCTCTGCAGACCGGTGTTATCAACGGCCTGGACCACACCCCCACGGTCTGCAATATCACTGGCAAGTTCGATGTGGCCAATTACTTTACCGAAGTCAACTATGCTCAGGGCCTCTTTGTGCATCTGATCAATGAGCGCTGGCTCAACCGTCTGCCGGCTGATTTACGGGAGATTCTCTTGGATGTTATCGCTGAAGAGAGCGCCAAATCCCGTGAGCTGGCCCAGATACAGCATGAGGAGCAAATTGCTGATGCCAAGACTAAAGGGGTAGAGTTTATTCCCCTCTCCGACAGTGATCGCGAGCGCCTGATAGAGATGGCAGAACCCGTGTACGAGCGCTGGGGTGACCGCATTGGCGCCGACTATTTGCAGAAGGTGCGTGACTACCTGGAAGAGTAG
- a CDS encoding formate/nitrite transporter family protein, with protein MQAGFLTPAQAITAIMDNGRRILTQPRASTLVLSLLAGFYIAFGAQLSIAVTHDLAAVAGEGMTRFVGGSVFSLGLMLVVICGAELFTGNTLLTKAALQRQIPWRKVWENWGIVILGNAIGAILLAWLMVYTQLWQGTTAAQHAIDIGVAKNSLSFEAALIRGILCNWLVCLAVVMAVAARDIVSKMLACYVPIMAFVASGFEHSVANMFFIPAAIFLANDTGVESEILSWSNFLTVNLIPVTIGNIIGGVLFVAMAYWFVYLRSK; from the coding sequence ATGCAAGCCGGATTTCTCACTCCCGCCCAGGCTATTACTGCCATTATGGACAATGGTCGCCGCATTCTGACCCAGCCGCGCGCCAGTACGCTGGTGTTAAGTCTCTTGGCTGGCTTCTATATTGCCTTTGGTGCACAACTTTCCATTGCGGTCACCCACGATCTTGCCGCCGTGGCAGGCGAGGGTATGACCCGCTTTGTCGGTGGCAGCGTCTTTTCGCTTGGTTTGATGTTGGTAGTTATCTGTGGCGCCGAACTCTTCACCGGCAACACGTTGCTGACCAAGGCCGCTTTGCAGCGCCAAATTCCCTGGCGCAAGGTGTGGGAAAACTGGGGGATTGTTATCCTGGGTAATGCCATAGGTGCCATCTTGCTGGCCTGGCTTATGGTGTACACGCAACTGTGGCAAGGGACAACCGCGGCCCAACACGCCATCGACATTGGCGTTGCCAAGAACAGTCTGAGTTTCGAAGCTGCCCTGATTCGGGGCATCTTGTGCAACTGGCTGGTGTGCCTGGCCGTGGTTATGGCAGTGGCGGCCCGGGATATCGTCAGCAAAATGCTGGCCTGCTACGTGCCAATCATGGCCTTTGTCGCCAGTGGTTTTGAGCACTCAGTGGCCAATATGTTCTTTATTCCTGCGGCTATCTTTCTGGCGAACGACACCGGAGTTGAGTCGGAAATCCTCAGCTGGAGTAATTTTCTGACGGTCAACCTGATTCCGGTCACCATTGGTAATATCATTGGTGGCGTCTTGTTTGTAGCCATGGCGTACTGGTTTGTCTATTTGCGATCGAAGTAG
- a CDS encoding TSUP family transporter: protein MEILTLEIVIWALLATALAAFIHGALGIGFPMVVTPLIALATDVQTAILVTLAPNIAVNALSILKGGQWAQSIGRYWPLALFMLLGSAVGTVVLVYADPNPFRLLLALALFFYLYSASRSNRINWSFMGKAPRSSLAGAGLLGGLMGGTVNVSGPVLLIYLLQLSLSPLALVQILNLCFLVGKVSQTLTFTVMGQMTLTLLLLSLPLLVLSVGCLKLGMGIRDRLPVETYKRWLHWMLAAVAVMLLVQFGWTQWG from the coding sequence ATGGAAATCCTTACCCTTGAGATAGTTATTTGGGCACTGCTGGCAACAGCTCTGGCCGCTTTTATTCACGGCGCTCTGGGTATTGGCTTTCCCATGGTGGTCACACCTCTGATTGCCCTTGCCACCGATGTGCAGACTGCCATCCTGGTGACCCTGGCGCCCAACATTGCCGTCAATGCCCTCAGCATACTCAAGGGCGGACAGTGGGCACAGAGTATCGGCCGTTACTGGCCTCTGGCTCTGTTTATGCTCCTGGGAAGTGCTGTGGGGACCGTGGTGCTGGTATACGCCGACCCCAACCCTTTTCGCCTGCTTTTGGCTCTGGCACTTTTTTTCTACCTCTACTCGGCCAGCCGCTCCAATCGCATCAATTGGAGCTTTATGGGAAAAGCTCCCCGCAGCAGCCTGGCGGGAGCGGGACTGCTGGGGGGTCTGATGGGTGGTACGGTCAATGTCAGCGGTCCCGTATTACTCATCTATCTGCTGCAGCTTAGCCTCAGCCCCCTGGCCCTGGTGCAGATCCTCAACCTTTGCTTTCTGGTAGGTAAGGTTTCCCAGACTCTGACCTTTACCGTTATGGGCCAGATGACCTTGACGCTGCTATTGCTTTCGCTGCCCTTGTTGGTGTTGTCGGTAGGTTGCCTCAAACTGGGTATGGGTATTCGGGACAGGTTGCCAGTGGAAACCTACAAGCGTTGGCTTCACTGGATGCTGGCTGCCGTGGCTGTCATGCTGCTGGTGCAGTTTGGCTGGACTCAGTGGGGGTAG
- the yidD gene encoding membrane protein insertion efficiency factor YidD, translating to MLRWILLIIVIGALASNTGADGLRGPWDAPPVTDSKTVSPSQRSYGSQLGISLVRLYQRTASRVDTDRSKSYPVSSLYAIQALDQHGWWRGIFLTADRLIREVDSTSNPRRIYEDGRQYLYDPLERNVWWDTD from the coding sequence GTGCTGCGCTGGATACTGCTGATCATCGTCATAGGAGCACTGGCTTCCAACACAGGTGCTGACGGGCTGCGGGGCCCCTGGGACGCTCCACCTGTCACAGACTCCAAAACAGTATCGCCATCGCAGCGCTCCTATGGCAGTCAGCTGGGTATAAGTCTGGTGCGCCTTTACCAACGCACGGCATCCCGGGTAGATACGGATCGCAGCAAAAGCTATCCCGTATCCAGTCTATACGCTATTCAGGCCCTTGATCAGCATGGATGGTGGCGAGGCATATTCCTTACCGCCGATCGCCTTATACGTGAAGTTGACTCCACCAGTAACCCTCGACGTATCTATGAAGATGGACGGCAATATCTTTATGATCCGCTGGAGCGCAATGTCTGGTGGGACACGGATTAG